The following proteins are co-located in the Brachybacterium sacelli genome:
- a CDS encoding ABC transporter permease, translating to MIGRLASWWLACWRQAISRDLQFRTQTVLIALGALVDVAISLVPALVLAQTARTTASGWDESTAVLVVGLFTIATAALDTVLGPNLLRLDAAVRTGELDLLLIRPIPAFLALTLRWVRPAEATRLLVGVALVLGALGTAGEVPSIGGVLGSLVLMVLGVVAWSLFWVNASFLSFWWASAEPVQDIIGALRESGQYPRAAFRRLPLLGFTTLVPSLLLATLPAQVLLGGDLGGPVLGGSMVAGIGSALTAVHWRLVIRRYDSASS from the coding sequence ATGATCGGCCGCCTCGCGTCGTGGTGGCTGGCGTGCTGGCGCCAAGCGATCAGCCGCGACCTGCAGTTCCGCACCCAGACGGTCCTCATCGCGCTCGGCGCCCTGGTGGACGTGGCGATCTCCCTGGTGCCCGCGCTGGTCCTCGCCCAGACCGCCCGGACCACAGCCAGCGGGTGGGACGAATCCACGGCCGTGCTGGTGGTGGGCCTGTTCACGATCGCGACCGCCGCACTGGACACCGTGCTCGGCCCGAATCTGCTGCGCCTGGACGCGGCAGTGCGCACCGGGGAGCTCGACCTCCTGCTGATCCGGCCGATCCCCGCGTTCCTCGCCCTGACCCTGCGCTGGGTGCGCCCCGCGGAGGCGACGCGGCTGCTGGTGGGAGTGGCGCTGGTGCTCGGTGCGCTGGGGACGGCCGGCGAGGTGCCGTCGATCGGCGGCGTCCTCGGCAGCCTGGTGCTCATGGTCCTCGGCGTCGTCGCGTGGTCGCTGTTCTGGGTCAACGCGAGCTTCCTGTCCTTCTGGTGGGCTTCGGCCGAGCCCGTGCAGGACATCATCGGTGCCCTGCGCGAGTCCGGGCAGTACCCGCGGGCGGCGTTCCGGCGCCTGCCGCTGCTCGGCTTCACGACGCTGGTGCCCTCACTGCTGCTGGCCACCCTGCCGGCGCAGGTGCTGCTGGGTGGTGACCTGGGCGGTCCTGTGCTCGGCGGGTCGATGGTGGCGGGGATCGGGAGCGCACTCACGGCCGTGCACTGGCGACTCGTGATCCGGCGCTACGACAGCGCGAGCAGCTGA
- a CDS encoding DUF2306 domain-containing protein yields MRSRTGWLLLVVAIGFSVGLAFPYLGLDRADSRLEVQAAVEYALLVVHIATAALALVLGPLQFIPRIRRRRRIHRTIGRAYLLLGVAPSALCAIPVAIWSGRLLTQIGLTTAAVLWVITGVLAYRAARRRDFAAHRAWMMRNYALTFLAVTSRLLTPLLLLAQIPLTDADPASLGDRAASMIPVGQTLGWILNLIIVEIVLRRGLSTGRTARAPRPSAPAASSGTR; encoded by the coding sequence ATGCGAAGCCGGACCGGATGGCTGCTGCTCGTGGTCGCGATCGGATTCAGCGTCGGGCTCGCATTCCCGTATCTGGGCCTGGATCGTGCGGACAGCCGGCTCGAAGTGCAGGCCGCCGTGGAGTACGCCCTCCTGGTGGTGCACATCGCCACGGCGGCGTTGGCGCTCGTGCTCGGACCCTTGCAGTTCATCCCGAGGATTCGACGACGCCGACGGATCCACCGCACGATCGGGCGCGCCTATCTCCTCCTCGGCGTCGCGCCGTCGGCCCTCTGCGCGATACCGGTCGCGATCTGGTCGGGCCGCCTGCTCACCCAGATCGGACTGACCACCGCGGCCGTGCTGTGGGTGATCACAGGAGTGCTCGCGTACCGCGCGGCCCGCCGGAGGGATTTCGCCGCGCACCGGGCCTGGATGATGCGTAACTACGCGCTGACGTTCCTCGCCGTCACGTCGCGCCTGCTCACTCCGCTGCTCCTGTTGGCGCAGATTCCTCTCACCGACGCCGACCCGGCGAGTCTCGGTGACCGCGCGGCCTCGATGATCCCGGTGGGCCAGACTCTGGGCTGGATCCTCAACCTGATCATCGTCGAGATCGTCCTGCGACGCGGGCTCAGTACTGGTCGTACAGCGCGAGCTCCTCGGCCGTCGGCACCTGCAGCTTCGTCCGGTACTCGGTGA
- a CDS encoding nuclear transport factor 2 family protein — translation MSSETDRAEIIELFGRYADIADMKSFEELPRLVHTDPITLDFESVAGIPPMQAPLDDYVEVLRVSFEPFLATHHAITGHVVDIDGDHATAHAHVRAEHWTANENVGDESNRWLVVGFYDNRAVRTEVGWRFSHVTLTATYQENAHLLTRGVDEGHH, via the coding sequence ATGAGCTCAGAGACCGATCGCGCGGAGATCATCGAACTCTTCGGCAGGTACGCCGATATCGCAGACATGAAGAGTTTCGAGGAGCTGCCCCGCCTCGTCCACACCGACCCCATCACCCTCGACTTCGAGTCCGTCGCCGGGATCCCTCCCATGCAGGCCCCGCTGGATGACTACGTCGAGGTCCTCCGGGTGTCCTTCGAGCCATTCCTCGCGACGCACCACGCCATCACGGGCCATGTCGTCGACATCGACGGCGACCACGCGACGGCGCACGCCCACGTGCGCGCCGAGCACTGGACGGCGAACGAGAACGTCGGCGACGAGTCGAACCGTTGGCTGGTCGTCGGCTTCTACGACAATCGCGCGGTGCGCACCGAGGTCGGCTGGCGGTTCAGCCACGTCACGCTCACCGCCACCTACCAGGAGAACGCGCACCTGCTCACGCGCGGTGTCGACGAGGGCCATCACTAG
- a CDS encoding AAA family ATPase, producing MHTTAATRARRAAADLVRSFGLEVERVIDLHDSNKLTVHLLPCDLVARIGPAAQGGAQAEVERALCLAEVGAPVGALDPRTPPQVQRRDGFEITLWTHHAPDEYRVLPAAEYAAALTQLHAGMRAVDLELPHFTERVASALALLDDPGLTPGLAGPDRTFLRETIADLSAEIAGRGGQQFLHGEPHPGNVLETADGPLFIDLETCCIGPVEFDLAHAPAQVAAHYPAVDAALLEDCRILTRALATTWRWDREDDLPEGKLLGIGWLQQVRALMTHRRRPDAPRPTLTILCGLPGSGKTTEADRIVEATGAFRLSPDDWLELLDVSLWQEELRDRIEQLQWQIGRELLAQGVSVVVEWGTWGREERDQLRTEARALGARVALRFLDADDEELLRRASARRREEPPMLREHFTEYRTKLQVPTAEELALYDQY from the coding sequence GTGCACACCACTGCGGCCACCCGTGCCCGTCGAGCCGCCGCGGACCTCGTGAGGTCCTTCGGCCTCGAGGTGGAGCGGGTCATCGACCTCCACGACTCCAACAAGCTCACCGTGCACCTGCTGCCCTGCGACCTGGTCGCTCGCATCGGGCCTGCCGCCCAGGGAGGCGCTCAGGCCGAGGTCGAGCGGGCCCTGTGCCTCGCGGAGGTCGGAGCACCCGTCGGCGCGCTCGACCCCCGCACCCCACCTCAGGTGCAGAGGCGCGACGGCTTCGAGATCACGCTGTGGACCCACCACGCGCCCGACGAGTACCGGGTCCTGCCCGCGGCCGAGTACGCCGCGGCCCTGACGCAGCTGCACGCCGGGATGCGCGCGGTGGACCTCGAGTTGCCTCACTTCACCGAACGTGTCGCCTCCGCGCTCGCCCTGCTGGACGACCCGGGGCTCACCCCGGGCCTGGCCGGCCCCGACCGCACCTTCCTCCGCGAGACCATCGCCGACCTCTCGGCGGAGATCGCCGGGCGGGGCGGGCAACAGTTCCTGCACGGCGAGCCCCACCCCGGCAACGTGCTCGAAACAGCCGACGGTCCGCTGTTCATCGACCTCGAGACGTGCTGCATCGGCCCGGTCGAGTTCGATCTCGCCCACGCCCCCGCGCAGGTCGCAGCGCACTACCCGGCTGTCGACGCCGCACTGCTCGAGGACTGCCGGATCCTCACTCGGGCGCTCGCGACGACCTGGCGCTGGGACCGCGAGGACGATCTGCCCGAGGGGAAGCTGCTGGGGATCGGCTGGCTGCAGCAGGTCCGGGCTCTCATGACCCATCGCCGCAGGCCTGATGCGCCGCGGCCCACCCTCACGATCCTCTGCGGCCTGCCCGGCAGCGGGAAGACCACCGAGGCGGACCGGATCGTCGAGGCCACCGGGGCTTTCCGTCTCAGCCCCGACGACTGGCTGGAGCTGCTGGACGTCTCGCTCTGGCAGGAGGAACTGCGCGACCGCATCGAGCAGCTGCAGTGGCAGATCGGCCGGGAGCTACTCGCTCAGGGAGTGTCCGTGGTCGTCGAATGGGGCACCTGGGGGCGCGAGGAGCGCGACCAGCTGCGGACCGAGGCGCGAGCGCTCGGCGCGCGGGTCGCCCTGCGCTTCCTGGATGCCGATGACGAGGAGCTGCTGCGCCGTGCGAGTGCGCGGCGGCGGGAGGAGCCCCCGATGCTCCGCGAGCACTTCACCGAGTACCGGACGAAGCTGCAGGTGCCGACGGCCGAGGAGCTCGCGCTGTACGACCAGTACTGA
- a CDS encoding phosphotransferase enzyme family protein: MPEPREVRIDGDTVRRPRKPWTETVHALLRHLREQDLPVPEPRGIDDRFEYVSLVPGLGGDGAWPDGVSADGARSLGRLLRRIHDATRGWTPPADAQWSVPHGSASTICHGDPKPGNVAWIDGRAVGLFDWDAARPGAPVADLAYALLWTTPIDVDPTGLQVTAVEAALRRERAAALLEGYGWSGPLDIVDVAVRRHELAIDEVEWLGERGHEPHASWVAQGWPGRWRDLLPTMRVAARSAFID; this comes from the coding sequence ATGCCTGAGCCGCGGGAGGTCCGGATCGACGGAGACACGGTCCGCCGCCCACGGAAGCCATGGACCGAGACGGTGCATGCCCTCCTGAGGCACCTCCGCGAGCAGGACCTCCCGGTGCCGGAGCCTCGGGGCATCGACGACCGCTTCGAATACGTGAGCCTGGTTCCAGGACTCGGCGGAGACGGGGCCTGGCCCGACGGGGTCTCCGCCGACGGTGCACGATCTCTGGGCCGGCTCCTACGCAGGATCCACGACGCAACACGTGGGTGGACCCCGCCCGCCGACGCGCAGTGGTCTGTCCCCCACGGTTCGGCATCGACTATCTGCCACGGCGACCCGAAGCCCGGCAATGTCGCGTGGATCGATGGGCGGGCGGTCGGGCTGTTCGACTGGGACGCCGCCAGACCAGGCGCCCCGGTCGCCGACCTCGCCTACGCTCTCCTCTGGACGACACCCATCGATGTCGACCCGACAGGGCTGCAGGTCACGGCAGTGGAGGCAGCTCTTCGTCGCGAGCGCGCCGCCGCCCTGCTGGAAGGTTACGGCTGGTCCGGTCCGCTCGACATCGTCGACGTGGCCGTGCGCCGCCACGAGCTGGCAATCGACGAGGTGGAGTGGCTCGGCGAGCGGGGCCACGAGCCCCATGCGAGCTGGGTAGCACAAGGTTGGCCAGGTCGCTGGCGAGACCTGCTGCCGACCATGCGCGTGGCAGCACGCAGCGCCTTCATAGACTGA
- a CDS encoding MFS transporter encodes MPRPPRQSPHEYRPRSLLWDGRIALVWGAGLVAWLGNHALFVVLPFVVFDSTGSPAATALTVLSAALPPVLLGQVAGVVSDRWDRRRILLGANLALMILTLGYLAVEAWPWIAALSFVRNCFGQLVGPSEHALLPELAPTDRLGEIASLNTLNNSLARLVGPAVGGTMLAMAGFPAAIWTVAVCHGLSALLVAAVDHRRPSTESCAARPGMIAQWRDGAALVSRHPALRALVPVVALMALGEGFVSALLAPFARELLNAGPDALGWILSAQAVGGVLGSLWATWVADRRDAFPLLVSAAFTAGVLLLAVFTYPHVHPVLWPAVVLTALAGAPFAVVAAMQGTLLQTQSPSVLRGRVFSVFWGIASVVQIAAIGLAGVLAERVGSGVIVADAIAYLAAGVVGIMAVRRLRDDPRRRDLNDMS; translated from the coding sequence ATGCCCAGACCTCCGCGGCAGTCGCCCCACGAATATCGTCCCCGAAGCCTCTTGTGGGACGGGCGCATCGCCCTGGTCTGGGGAGCTGGTCTCGTAGCCTGGCTCGGGAACCACGCCCTCTTCGTGGTGCTCCCCTTCGTCGTCTTCGACAGCACGGGATCACCGGCCGCGACTGCGCTCACGGTGCTCTCCGCCGCCCTACCCCCTGTCCTGCTCGGGCAGGTGGCCGGTGTGGTCAGTGACAGGTGGGACCGGCGCCGGATCCTTCTCGGAGCGAACCTCGCCCTGATGATCCTTACGCTCGGGTATCTCGCGGTCGAGGCGTGGCCGTGGATCGCCGCGCTGTCGTTCGTGCGCAACTGTTTCGGCCAGCTGGTCGGCCCCTCCGAGCATGCTCTCCTGCCGGAGCTCGCGCCCACGGACCGCCTCGGAGAGATTGCAAGCCTCAACACGCTCAACAACTCTCTCGCCCGGTTGGTGGGGCCGGCGGTAGGCGGCACGATGCTCGCCATGGCCGGCTTCCCTGCCGCGATCTGGACCGTGGCGGTGTGCCATGGCCTCTCCGCCTTGCTGGTCGCCGCGGTCGATCACCGGCGTCCATCGACGGAGAGCTGTGCTGCTCGACCGGGCATGATCGCGCAATGGCGAGATGGCGCGGCATTGGTGAGCCGTCATCCGGCTCTCCGTGCGCTGGTGCCGGTCGTCGCGTTGATGGCATTGGGAGAAGGCTTTGTCTCCGCCCTACTGGCGCCTTTCGCCCGCGAGCTTCTGAATGCCGGACCGGACGCCCTGGGCTGGATCCTGTCGGCCCAGGCCGTTGGCGGGGTCCTCGGCTCCCTCTGGGCGACCTGGGTCGCCGACCGGCGCGATGCGTTCCCATTGCTCGTGTCCGCGGCATTCACCGCGGGGGTCCTGCTGCTCGCAGTTTTCACCTACCCGCATGTGCATCCGGTCCTCTGGCCGGCCGTGGTGCTCACGGCGCTCGCCGGAGCGCCGTTCGCGGTGGTCGCCGCGATGCAGGGGACACTGCTGCAGACTCAGAGTCCATCGGTGCTGAGGGGTCGGGTGTTCAGCGTGTTCTGGGGGATTGCGTCGGTGGTTCAGATCGCCGCGATCGGCCTGGCCGGGGTGCTTGCCGAGCGCGTCGGCAGTGGGGTCATCGTGGCCGATGCGATCGCGTACCTCGCCGCGGGAGTGGTAGGCATCATGGCAGTGCGTCGACTCCGCGATGACCCTCGTCGTCGGGACCTGAACGACATGTCGTGA
- a CDS encoding family 78 glycoside hydrolase catalytic domain: MPVRTRPSGLLLNLQERASGVRGEAARFSWIVPMVGDALQRSYRLQIADAPAFDAPLWDSGVVLSAESTGVLVEGLPLGPSTPYWWRVQVSTTEPGDWSRPSSFMSAPDRWDATPIWADVSAPWALLRTEVALPRAPIRAAFVEALGLSPEGGPGGAAGPRGGRQHVYKLWVNGQVTGHGSVRSPDHRPRLHTHDVTSALRPGPNALAALAWAQEGRQFAARLVVILEDGTRLEHVTVPETWRALPGDRLLPGDRNIGGGWYFAPAEDWDLREEPVGWTLPGFDDSSWAPASAAPPLPDPPAAATVNLEQVHGEKVDLFELEYGIWSFDLGREIVGGLRVECAGRSGTRVEVRLGEQRDAGGRVISSLPTGNVYEETWTLREGAQTVEHWGYRAFRYGELCLLDGQVEELQVTPVILRSAPQHTGRFYSSEPDLDRVHELCRYSIEATSLDLYLDTPARERGPYEGDAYVNQRSQYACERSYALARASTEFLTRRPTWPAEYHLMPVLTAWEDYLATGDDAQLRSDLDLWRRANYDRHLRADGLIHKEPGPSSAWDADLVDWPQSCRDDFEFTSANTVLNAFQAAAHETLAKICTVLGRRSEADHHAALGARMREGIETLLVREDGTYRDGLGTEHASQHASAIPVALGLAPPDRHDELGDFLAGRGMRMSVYGAQFLLDALFTLGRAEEAHALMTSRVGRGWLHLLDDLGASIVPEAWDPSLKPNMTCSHAWGTAPVNVIARWVLGVRAVAPGAARLEITPQPGPLTYMDGTVPTIRGDVRIRYDQGEQLLEVRIPANTSARVRCGSVEREIGPGASRFEV; the protein is encoded by the coding sequence ATGCCGGTGAGGACACGCCCGAGTGGTCTTCTGCTGAACCTCCAGGAGCGCGCGTCGGGCGTCCGCGGGGAGGCGGCACGGTTCTCCTGGATCGTGCCGATGGTCGGGGACGCCCTGCAGCGCAGCTACCGCCTGCAGATCGCCGATGCCCCTGCGTTCGATGCCCCGCTGTGGGACTCGGGCGTGGTCCTCTCCGCGGAATCGACCGGGGTGCTGGTGGAGGGGCTGCCCCTGGGCCCCTCCACCCCGTACTGGTGGCGCGTGCAGGTCAGCACCACAGAACCCGGGGACTGGTCCCGTCCGTCGTCCTTCATGAGCGCCCCGGACCGGTGGGATGCCACGCCGATATGGGCCGACGTCTCCGCACCCTGGGCCCTGCTGCGCACGGAGGTCGCGCTTCCCCGTGCCCCGATCCGGGCGGCCTTCGTCGAGGCGCTCGGTCTCTCGCCCGAGGGCGGTCCTGGTGGAGCGGCCGGCCCGCGCGGCGGGCGCCAGCACGTCTACAAGCTGTGGGTCAACGGGCAGGTCACCGGCCACGGGAGCGTGCGCAGCCCGGATCACCGGCCTCGTCTGCACACTCATGACGTCACCTCTGCGTTGCGGCCCGGTCCCAACGCCCTCGCGGCCCTCGCCTGGGCTCAGGAGGGTCGTCAGTTCGCGGCCCGTCTCGTCGTGATCCTCGAGGACGGCACTCGGCTCGAGCACGTCACCGTTCCGGAGACCTGGCGCGCCCTCCCGGGAGATCGGCTCCTGCCGGGGGATCGGAACATCGGCGGCGGGTGGTACTTCGCCCCCGCCGAGGACTGGGACCTGCGCGAAGAGCCCGTCGGATGGACGCTGCCAGGGTTCGACGATTCCAGCTGGGCCCCGGCGAGCGCCGCCCCGCCCCTGCCCGACCCGCCGGCTGCTGCGACCGTGAACCTCGAGCAGGTGCATGGCGAGAAAGTGGATCTGTTCGAGCTCGAGTACGGGATCTGGTCCTTCGACCTGGGACGAGAGATCGTCGGCGGTCTGCGCGTGGAGTGCGCCGGCCGCAGCGGGACCCGGGTCGAGGTGCGCCTGGGCGAGCAGCGCGATGCGGGTGGGCGGGTGATCTCCTCGCTGCCCACCGGGAACGTGTACGAGGAGACCTGGACCCTCCGCGAGGGCGCCCAGACGGTCGAGCACTGGGGATATCGCGCCTTCCGCTACGGCGAGCTGTGCCTGCTCGATGGGCAGGTCGAGGAGCTGCAGGTCACCCCCGTGATCCTGCGCAGCGCCCCGCAGCACACGGGGAGGTTCTACTCGTCCGAGCCGGATCTGGATCGCGTCCACGAGCTGTGCCGGTACTCGATCGAGGCCACCTCCCTGGACCTCTATCTCGACACCCCCGCCCGCGAGCGCGGGCCCTACGAGGGTGACGCCTATGTCAACCAGCGCTCCCAGTACGCTTGCGAGCGCAGCTATGCGCTGGCCCGCGCCTCCACCGAGTTCCTCACCCGCCGGCCCACCTGGCCCGCCGAGTACCACCTCATGCCCGTGCTGACCGCCTGGGAGGACTACCTCGCCACCGGGGACGACGCCCAGCTGCGCTCCGATCTCGACCTGTGGCGGCGCGCGAACTACGACCGACACCTGCGGGCCGACGGACTGATCCACAAGGAGCCCGGCCCGTCGAGCGCCTGGGACGCCGACCTCGTGGACTGGCCGCAGAGCTGCCGCGACGACTTCGAGTTCACCTCCGCCAACACCGTGCTGAATGCCTTCCAGGCCGCCGCGCACGAGACCCTCGCGAAGATCTGCACGGTGCTGGGTCGTCGCAGCGAGGCCGACCACCACGCCGCGCTCGGGGCACGGATGCGCGAGGGGATCGAGACCCTCCTGGTGCGCGAGGACGGCACCTACCGCGACGGCCTCGGCACCGAGCACGCCTCCCAGCACGCGAGCGCGATCCCCGTCGCCCTGGGCCTGGCACCCCCGGATCGCCACGACGAGCTCGGGGACTTCCTGGCCGGGCGCGGCATGCGCATGAGCGTGTACGGCGCTCAGTTCCTGTTGGATGCACTGTTCACCCTGGGCCGCGCCGAGGAGGCGCATGCACTGATGACGTCTCGCGTGGGGCGGGGCTGGTTGCATCTCCTCGACGATCTGGGCGCGAGCATCGTCCCGGAGGCCTGGGATCCCTCCCTCAAACCGAACATGACCTGCTCCCACGCCTGGGGCACGGCGCCCGTGAACGTCATCGCCCGCTGGGTGCTCGGCGTGCGCGCCGTCGCTCCGGGTGCCGCCCGGCTCGAGATCACCCCGCAGCCCGGTCCGCTCACCTACATGGACGGCACGGTCCCGACGATCCGCGGGGACGTCCGGATTCGCTACGACCAGGGGGAGCAGCTGCTCGAGGTGCGGATCCCCGCGAACACCTCCGCCCGGGTCCGGTGCGGATCCGTGGAGCGGGAGATCGGTCCGGGAGCCTCCCGCTTCGAGGTGTGA
- a CDS encoding HAD family hydrolase has protein sequence MLLLLDLDNTLVDRDRAFSRWAEPFVAQHRGDRTDLEWLLETDAHGYTHRAVLADGLIDRLGLATTRDDLVQTLLLDHVPFVRCYDGVMDRLRDLRSAGHTLVILTNGTVEQQTRKVELNGLDAATDRVVISQAVGVKKPAPEIFAVAVQGFSTDRVPWIVGDQAEACIAGGRSAGLRTGWVDHGRDWTGGERPTASAPTTVEVLDLIAELDGADHA, from the coding sequence ATGCTGCTCCTCCTCGACCTCGACAACACTCTGGTCGATCGTGACCGCGCCTTTTCCCGGTGGGCGGAGCCGTTCGTCGCTCAGCACCGGGGCGACAGGACAGACCTGGAGTGGTTGCTCGAGACCGATGCGCACGGCTACACGCACCGGGCGGTGCTCGCCGACGGCCTCATCGACCGCCTCGGCCTCGCGACCACCCGGGACGATCTTGTACAGACCCTCCTGCTGGACCATGTCCCTTTCGTGCGCTGCTACGACGGTGTCATGGACCGCCTGCGGGACCTTCGATCCGCCGGCCACACGCTCGTGATCCTCACCAACGGCACCGTCGAGCAGCAGACCCGAAAAGTGGAGCTGAACGGGCTGGACGCTGCGACCGATCGGGTCGTGATCTCGCAGGCGGTCGGCGTGAAGAAGCCTGCGCCCGAGATCTTCGCCGTCGCCGTGCAGGGTTTCTCGACCGACCGCGTGCCCTGGATTGTCGGCGACCAGGCCGAGGCCTGCATCGCCGGCGGTCGCTCCGCAGGCCTACGCACCGGATGGGTCGACCACGGCCGGGACTGGACGGGCGGGGAACGCCCGACGGCATCCGCCCCGACGACCGTCGAGGTGCTCGACCTGATCGCAGAGCTCGACGGAGCCGACCATGCCTGA
- a CDS encoding HEAT repeat domain-containing protein encodes MTPDAADVAAATPPVRAHAAARALGVRELASWCAEILVGALDLTDQDRHDARWIAGKAWTGWGDPDSWSGRGLDHWPRVWAARTLLHSWDPVATLAVEQGLADEAWRVREMCAKVVARYEVGSAAPECARCAEGDAVPRVRVESLRALGAVGEIEHAPSVLTAVHHEDPTVVRAAERALERMEARLDRPVT; translated from the coding sequence ATGACCCCCGACGCGGCCGATGTCGCTGCTGCGACACCACCCGTCAGGGCCCACGCAGCGGCACGAGCCCTCGGCGTGAGAGAGCTCGCAAGCTGGTGCGCCGAGATCCTCGTCGGCGCGCTCGACCTCACCGACCAGGATCGCCATGATGCCCGATGGATCGCCGGGAAGGCCTGGACGGGCTGGGGCGACCCTGACTCCTGGTCCGGCCGAGGACTCGACCATTGGCCCCGTGTCTGGGCGGCCCGCACGCTGCTGCACTCGTGGGACCCGGTCGCGACCCTCGCCGTCGAGCAAGGGCTGGCCGATGAGGCCTGGAGGGTGCGGGAGATGTGCGCGAAGGTCGTCGCCCGCTATGAGGTGGGTTCTGCCGCACCGGAGTGCGCCCGCTGCGCGGAGGGCGATGCGGTGCCGCGTGTCCGGGTGGAGTCCCTGCGTGCCCTCGGCGCCGTCGGCGAGATCGAGCACGCCCCGTCGGTCCTCACCGCTGTCCACCACGAGGATCCCACGGTCGTACGCGCTGCGGAGCGAGCGCTCGAACGGATGGAGGCACGGCTGGACCGGCCCGTGACGTGA
- a CDS encoding sugar phosphate isomerase/epimerase family protein: MAHALDPAKALHTWSLFRTMGRYVAPGSAPSGVLTEHDSADGLPLLELPGQLAAHGFVSAQLCHFYLPRTEASYLAELRDAFDTAGVDLECFLVDDGDVIHPEQGEEQQRWLSGWIDVAEQLGAPRVRVPAGDQEPTDETLALSARRLRALATSHPDIRVITENWKSLLVDAATTRRLLDQVDGEVGLLIDTGNWGGDDKYEQIAAVAGEAECSQVKAREISPGVLDEEDLTRSLSVLQDVGYAGRISLVYAGTDDDEWARLDQMHEIARDVTG, from the coding sequence ATGGCTCATGCCCTCGACCCCGCCAAGGCCCTGCACACCTGGTCGCTGTTCAGGACGATGGGCCGTTACGTCGCGCCGGGCTCCGCGCCGTCGGGCGTCCTGACCGAGCACGACAGCGCTGACGGCCTGCCCCTGCTCGAGCTGCCCGGACAGCTCGCCGCGCACGGCTTCGTCAGCGCCCAGCTGTGCCACTTCTACCTGCCCCGCACTGAGGCCTCCTATCTCGCGGAGCTGCGCGACGCTTTCGACACCGCGGGAGTGGACCTCGAATGCTTCCTCGTCGACGACGGGGACGTGATCCACCCCGAGCAGGGGGAGGAGCAGCAGCGGTGGCTGTCGGGCTGGATCGACGTCGCCGAGCAGCTCGGCGCGCCGAGGGTGCGGGTGCCCGCCGGCGACCAGGAGCCGACGGACGAGACGCTCGCACTGAGCGCCCGTCGGTTGCGTGCGCTCGCGACGTCCCACCCGGACATCCGAGTGATCACCGAGAACTGGAAGTCACTCCTCGTGGACGCAGCCACCACGCGACGGCTGCTCGACCAGGTCGACGGCGAGGTCGGGCTCCTGATCGACACCGGGAACTGGGGCGGGGACGACAAGTACGAGCAGATCGCTGCCGTCGCGGGCGAGGCGGAGTGCTCCCAGGTCAAGGCGCGCGAGATCTCACCCGGCGTGCTCGACGAGGAGGACCTCACCCGCTCGCTGAGCGTGCTGCAGGATGTCGGGTACGCGGGCCGGATCTCCCTGGTCTACGCCGGCACGGACGACGACGAATGGGCTCGGCTCGACCAGATGCACGAGATCGCGCGGGACGTCACCGGATGA
- a CDS encoding ArsR/SmtB family transcription factor, translated as MGEQNSPSRPADESVRPGRAPWDDIDVESLHTVTDPAQVAILADPRRVRFIRPFLAREATVSEVAGELGVTANSLLYRVRRMTDAGLLRVVEERPRTGRAIKVYRSSYDGYRVPMSAMQYDDLRHRVDAYGRPLLDDLARAYTTALRDAPHHDRIIARNSAGEVWTTDLLPTKTRRGEPLVFADSVLWLDRRQAEIAQRHVHEALEAALSADDSEHSAGPRAPYLVMGAVLPLSDE; from the coding sequence ATGGGAGAGCAGAATTCACCTAGCCGGCCTGCGGACGAGTCAGTACGTCCGGGCCGCGCCCCGTGGGACGACATCGATGTCGAATCCCTGCACACGGTGACGGATCCTGCCCAGGTCGCGATCCTCGCCGATCCGCGTCGTGTGCGGTTCATCCGGCCGTTCCTGGCGCGCGAAGCGACAGTGAGCGAGGTCGCCGGGGAATTGGGGGTCACGGCGAACTCCCTGCTGTACCGAGTGCGGCGGATGACTGACGCCGGCCTGTTGCGCGTGGTCGAGGAACGACCCCGCACGGGGCGTGCCATCAAGGTGTACCGCTCGAGCTACGACGGCTACCGGGTGCCGATGTCTGCAATGCAATACGACGATCTGCGTCACCGCGTCGACGCCTACGGACGCCCGCTGCTGGACGATCTCGCACGCGCATACACGACGGCTCTACGCGACGCCCCGCACCACGACCGCATCATCGCCCGCAACAGCGCCGGAGAGGTCTGGACCACCGATCTGCTCCCGACGAAGACCCGACGTGGAGAGCCGCTCGTCTTCGCGGACTCCGTGCTCTGGCTCGATCGCCGTCAGGCCGAGATCGCTCAACGTCATGTCCACGAGGCGCTCGAGGCCGCGCTCAGCGCGGACGACTCGGAGCACTCCGCCGGCCCTCGGGCTCCCTATCTCGTCATGGGGGCCGTACTCCCCCTTTCCGACGAGTGA